A portion of the Camelus ferus isolate YT-003-E chromosome 16, BCGSAC_Cfer_1.0, whole genome shotgun sequence genome contains these proteins:
- the AATK gene encoding serine/threonine-protein kinase LMTK1 isoform X4 — translation MSSSFFNPSFAFSSHFDPDGAPLSELSWSSSLSVVAVSFSGLFTVIAFMLACLCCKKGGIGFKEFENAEGEGYPAGFSAQGSPAPAAPSGPDVYVLPLTEVSLPMAKQPGRSVQLLKSADLGRHSLLYLEEIGHGWFGKVFLGEVNSGISSTQVVVKELKASASVQEQVQFLEEAQPYRALQHSNLLQCLAQCAEVTPYLLVLEFCPMGDLKGYLRSCRVAESMAPDPLTLQRMACEVACGVLHLHRNNYVHSDLALRNCLLTADLTVKIGDYGLSHGKYREDYFVTADQLWVPLRWIAPELVDEVHCNLLVVDQTKASNVWSLGVTIWELFELGAQPYPHHSDRQVLAYAVREQQLRLPKPQLQLSLADRWYEVMQFCWLQPEQRPTAEEVHLLLSYLCAKGATEAEEEFERRWRSLRPGGGGAGPGAAGLTLGGAGELAATSSFPLLEQFAGDGFHGDGDDVLTVTETSRGLNFEYKWEAGRGTEAFPPPGGALSPGGAARLQELCAPDGAPPGVVPVLSAHSPSVGSEYFIRLEDPTPATGHDPDCAGCAPSTHAAALRPDGSDHEGDSDGSAAASLAMEPLLGHAPPVGGPWGHCDYYPCRSHARDLPCASRSPSPGTLMLAEPRVEDTDWGVGAFCPPFFEDPLGTSPSGSSGGRLSPGGEQPGEAEAPRAAQHRHWSSNVSANNNSGCRAPELWGPGRAGSYLDCRSGVRQILWAVPELGRPMAPDDLREPLLGPKGASSAQELGRCLGLPPLYPGEGLAPAPCLITCPWTEAAVSRGDSPQAEPRLAEEAEGSAGLQLPLPSIPSPSQEGAPLPAEEAGAPPTLPASPTTTSSQAPATEPARTLDSDSSSPELEAPGSEEEDTAQATSGVFTDLSSDGPRAGKPDVTPAFCSLQKQVGTPDSLDSPDIPSSASNGGGEVFSPSVVGTPGGQPRAPDSGYDTENYESPEFVLKEAHEPCEPEAFGELASEGESPGPETQLPASLGGLSEKTPYRDSAYFSDLDAEPEPPLGPAEKRGGVPAPGPEPRLESPQGPRPQSAQPSPETEVSGEAQGAGPEEVPPLPLPKASSLEPSACPAGPGLEPPWPQDPAQVLPVPSPGQSKIFLLTPVPANSEGHCPELQEAPGLLSGSGLQERTGGPGVPRTPLCLALPGFPAAPGGRREEEEDSEDSDESDEELRCYSIQEPSEESEEEAPPVPVVVAESQSARNLRSLLKMPSLLSEAFCEDLERKKKAVSFFDDVTVYLFDQESPTRELGDPFPGAKESPPAFLAGSPGSPSAPGRPRLVDRSPDGSVAEEGRGFEWDSGLPPSLAMESAPPAASPKPATPGPFSRFAVSPAPASRFSITHVSDSDADSLGGFRWGNRSAWPPTRPACSGHLGAWPRLPGEMQCPAHSWPSTPGPRLNAAWLSSTSSKGPSPLSALLSDSPQTCGSLSHKNFPSAHGSAASTPPSPAHLRPDGPCPQELVVVVAQVLKWGPTQRP, via the exons TTCAGCTGCTCAAGTCTGCAGACCTGGGCCGGCACAGCCTCCTGTACCTGGAGGAGATTGGCCACGGCTGGTTCGGGAAG GTGTTCCTGGGGGAGGTGAACTCGGGCATCAGCAGCACGCAGGTGGTAGTGAAGGAGCTGAAGGCCAGCGCCAGCGTGCAGGAGCAGGTGCagttcctggaggaggcacagcCCTACAG GGCCCTGCAGCACAGCAACCTGCTCCAATGCCTGGCCCAGTGCGCCGAGGTGACGCCCTACCTGCTGGTGCTGGAGTTCTGCCCCATG GGAGACCTCAAGGGCTACCTGCGGAGCTGCCGGGTGGCAGAGTCCATGGCGCCCGACCCCCTGACCCTGCAGCGCATGGCCTGCGAGGTGGCCTGCGGCGTCCTGCACCTGCATCGCAACAACTACGTGCACAG tgaCCTGGCCCTGAGGAACTGCCTGCTCACGGCCGACCTGACGGTGAAGATCGGCGACTACGGCCTGTCTCACGGCAAATACAGG GAGGACTACTTCGTGACCGCTGACCAGCTGTGGGTGCCGCTGCGCTGGATCGCGCCCGAGCTGGTGGACGAGGTGCACTGCAACCTGCTGGTGGTGGACCAGACCAAGGCCAGCAACGTGTG GTCCCTGGGCGTGACCATCTGGGAGCTCTTTGAGCTGGGGGCACAGCCCTACCCCCACCACTCCGACCGGCAGGTGCTGGCCTACGCCGTCCGGGAGCAGCAGCTCAGGCTGCCCAAGCCCCAGCTGCAGCTGAGCCTCGCCGACCGCTG GTACGAGGTGATGCAGTTCTGCTGGCTGCAGCCGGAGCAGCGGCCCACAGCCGAGGAGGTGCACCTGCTGCTGTCCTACTTGTGCGCCAAGGGCGCCacggaggcagaggaggagttCGAGCGGCGCTGGCGCTCACTACGGCCCGGTGGGGGCGGTGCGGGGCCCGGGGCGGCGGGCCTGACACTGGGGGGCGCCGGCGAGCTGGCCGCCACCTCATCCTTCCCGCTGCTAGAGCAGTTTGCCGGCGACGGCTTCCACGGGGACGGCGACGACGTGCTGACCGTGACAGAGACGAGCCGCGGCCTCAACTTTGAGTACAAGTGGGAGGCAGGCCGCGGCACCGAGGCCTTCCCGCCGCCCGGGGGCGCACTGAGTCCGGGTGGCGCTGCGCGCTTGCAGGAGCTCTGCGCCCCCGACGGCGCACCCCCTGGCGTGGTGCCCGTGCTCAGCGCGCACAGCCCGTCGGTGGGCAGTGAGTACTTCATCCGCCTGGAGGACCCGACGCCTGCCACGGGCCATGACCCTGACTGCGCCGGCTGTGCCCCCAGCACCCACGCTGCGGCCCTGCGCCCCGACGGCAGCGACCACGAAGGTGACTCTGACGGCAGTGCCGCCGCCTCGCTGGCCATGGAGCCGCTGCTGGGCCATGCGCCCCCTGTTGGCGGCCCTTGGGGCCACTGCGACTACTACCCGTGCAGGAGCCATGCCCGTGACCTGCCCTGCGCCTCGCGCTCACCCTCTCCGGGGACCTTGATGCTGGCAGAGCCCCGAGTGGAGGATACCGACTGGGGCGTGGGGGCCTTCTGCCCGCCCTTCTTTGAGGACCCCCTGGGCACATCCCCCTCAGGGAGCTCCGGGGGCCGGCTGTCCCCAGGTGGGGAGCAACCGGGGGAGGCCGAGgcacccagggctgcccagcaCAGACACTGGAGCTCCAACGTGTCGGCCAACAACAACAGCGGCTGCCGAGCGCCAGAGCTCTGGGGCCCGGGCCGTGCAGGCAGCTACCTGGACTGCCGCTCCGGTGTGAGGCAGATACTGTGGGCTGTCCCCGAGCTGGGCCGTCCCATGGCCCCAGACGACCTCAGGGAGCCTCTCCTTGGGCCAAAGGGGGCCTCCTCTGCTCAGGAGCTGGGCCGCTGCCTTGGCCTGCCCCCTCTATATCCTGGTGAGGGCCTGGCACCTGCTCCCTGCCTCAtcacctgcccctggacagaggCAGCCGTAAGTAGGGGTGACAGcccccaggcagagcccaggcttGCAGAGGAGGCTGAAGGCTCTGCTGGACTccagctgccccttccctccatcccGTCCCCATCTCAAGAGGGAGCCCCACTTCCCGCCGAGGAGGCCGGTGCCCcgcccaccctgcctgcctcgcccaccaccaccagcagccagGCGCCTGCCACTGAGCCAGCCCGGACCCTAGACAGTGACAGCAGCTCCCCTGAGCTGGAGGCGCCAGGCAGTGAAGAGGAGGACACGGCTCAGGCCACTTCCGGTGTCTTCACCGACTTGTCCAGCGACGGCCCACGGGCTGGGAAGCCGGACGTGACACCAGCCTTCTGCTCCCTGCAGAAGCAGGTGGGGACCCCCGACTCCCTGGACTCCCCGGACATCCCATCCTCAGCCAGCAATGGTGGCGGTGAGGTCTTCAGCCCATCAGTTGTGGGCACCCCTGGAGGTCAGCCCCGAGCCCCAGACAGCGGCTACGACACGGAGAACTACGAGTCCCCGGAGTTTGTACTCAAGGAGGCGCATGAGCCCTGTGAGCCTGAGGCCTTTGGGGAGCTGGCCTCAGAAGGCGAGAGCCCCGGGCCCGAGACTCAGCTCCCCGCCTCTTTGGGTGGCCTCAGCGAGAAGACTCCCTACCGCGACTCTGCCTACTTCTCAGACCTGGACGCGGAGCCAGAGCCCCCCTTGGGCCCCGCGGAGAAGCGAGGGGgtgtcccagccccagggccagagCCCCGCCTGGAGAGCCCGCAGGGCCCCAGGCCGCAGTCTGCACAGCCCTCCCCTGAGACTGAGGTGTCCGGGGAGGCGCAGGGCGCGGGCCCCGAGGAGGTGCCGCCACTGCCATTGCCCAAGGCCTCTTCTCTGGAGCCAAGCGCCTGCCCTGCAGGCCCCGGGCTAGAGCCTCCCTGGCCCCAAGACCCAGCCCAGGTGCTgcctgtgcccagccctgggcagtcTAAGATTTTCCTGCTGACCCCAGTCCCAGCAAACTCAGAAGGCCACTGCCCTGAGCTCCAGGAAGCCCCGGGACTGCTGTCCGGGTCGGGCCTGCAGGAAAGGACAGGGGGCCCAGGTGTCCCCCGAACCCCACTCTGCTTGGCCCTGCCGGGATTCCCCGCAGCTCCGGGGGgccggcgggaggaggaggaggacagcgAGGACAGCGACGAGTCGGACGAGGAGCTTCGCTGCTACAGCATCCAGGAGCCAAGTGAGGAGAGCGAGGAGGAGGCACCGCCGGTCCCCGTGGTGGTGGCGGAGAGCCAGAGCGCTCGCAACCTGCGCAGCCTGCTCAAGATGCCCAGCCTGCTGTCCGAGGCCTTCTGCGAGGACCTGGAGCGCAAGAAGAAAGCCGTGTCCTTTTTCGACGACGTCACGGTCTACCTCTTCGACCAG GAAAGCCCCACCCGGGAGCTCGGGGACCCCTTCCCCGGGGCCAAGGAGTCGCCCCCCGCGTTCCTGGCTGGCAGCCCGGGATCCCCGAGCGCCCCCGGCCGACCGCGCCTGGTTGACCGCTCCCCAGACGGGTCCGTGGCGGAAGAGG GCAGAGGGTTCGAGTGGGACTCCGGCCTCCCGCCGTCGCTGGCCATGGAGTCCGCCCCGCCTGCCGCGTCCCCCAAGCCGGCCACGCCGGGCCCTTTCTCACGCTTCGCCGTCTCGCCCGCGCCCGCCTCTCGCTTCTCCATCACGCACGTTTCCGACTCGGATGCCGACTCCTTGGGAG gtttcagatggggaaacaggagCGCTTGGCCCCCCACCAGGCCTGCTTGCTCTGGCCACCTTGGTGCATGGCCTCGCCTTCCTGGGGAGATGCAGTGCCCTGCGCACAGCTGGCCCAGCACGCCGGGACCTAGGCTGAATGCTGCCTGGCTCTCCTCTACCTCCTCCAAAGGCCCCAGTCCACTGAGTGCCCTGCTCTCTGATAGCCCCCAAACCTGTGGCAGCCTCTCCCACAAGAACTTTCCCAGTGCCCACGGGTCTGCCGCATCCACTCCGCCCTCCCCAGCACATCTCAGACCTGATGGCCCTTGCCCACAAGAGCTGGTGGTGGTAGTGGCTCAGGTGCTCAAGTGGGGCCCTACTCAGAGGCCTTAG
- the AATK gene encoding serine/threonine-protein kinase LMTK1 isoform X1: protein MSSSFFNPSFAFSSHFDPDGAPLSELSWSSSLSVVAVSFSGLFTVIAFMLACLCCKKGGIGFKEFENAEGEGYPAGFSAQGSPAPAAPSGPDVYVLPLTEVSLPMAKQPGRSVQLLKSADLGRHSLLYLEEIGHGWFGKVFLGEVNSGISSTQVVVKELKASASVQEQVQFLEEAQPYRASPPPRPPAPSCPACESGGQPVGSRRALQHSNLLQCLAQCAEVTPYLLVLEFCPMGDLKGYLRSCRVAESMAPDPLTLQRMACEVACGVLHLHRNNYVHSDLALRNCLLTADLTVKIGDYGLSHGKYREDYFVTADQLWVPLRWIAPELVDEVHCNLLVVDQTKASNVWSLGVTIWELFELGAQPYPHHSDRQVLAYAVREQQLRLPKPQLQLSLADRWYEVMQFCWLQPEQRPTAEEVHLLLSYLCAKGATEAEEEFERRWRSLRPGGGGAGPGAAGLTLGGAGELAATSSFPLLEQFAGDGFHGDGDDVLTVTETSRGLNFEYKWEAGRGTEAFPPPGGALSPGGAARLQELCAPDGAPPGVVPVLSAHSPSVGSEYFIRLEDPTPATGHDPDCAGCAPSTHAAALRPDGSDHEGDSDGSAAASLAMEPLLGHAPPVGGPWGHCDYYPCRSHARDLPCASRSPSPGTLMLAEPRVEDTDWGVGAFCPPFFEDPLGTSPSGSSGGRLSPGGEQPGEAEAPRAAQHRHWSSNVSANNNSGCRAPELWGPGRAGSYLDCRSGVRQILWAVPELGRPMAPDDLREPLLGPKGASSAQELGRCLGLPPLYPGEGLAPAPCLITCPWTEAAVSRGDSPQAEPRLAEEAEGSAGLQLPLPSIPSPSQEGAPLPAEEAGAPPTLPASPTTTSSQAPATEPARTLDSDSSSPELEAPGSEEEDTAQATSGVFTDLSSDGPRAGKPDVTPAFCSLQKQVGTPDSLDSPDIPSSASNGGGEVFSPSVVGTPGGQPRAPDSGYDTENYESPEFVLKEAHEPCEPEAFGELASEGESPGPETQLPASLGGLSEKTPYRDSAYFSDLDAEPEPPLGPAEKRGGVPAPGPEPRLESPQGPRPQSAQPSPETEVSGEAQGAGPEEVPPLPLPKASSLEPSACPAGPGLEPPWPQDPAQVLPVPSPGQSKIFLLTPVPANSEGHCPELQEAPGLLSGSGLQERTGGPGVPRTPLCLALPGFPAAPGGRREEEEDSEDSDESDEELRCYSIQEPSEESEEEAPPVPVVVAESQSARNLRSLLKMPSLLSEAFCEDLERKKKAVSFFDDVTVYLFDQESPTRELGDPFPGAKESPPAFLAGSPGSPSAPGRPRLVDRSPDGQRVRVGLRPPAVAGHGVRPACRVPQAGHAGPFLTLRRLARARLSLLHHARFRLGCRLLGRPCSRGWGQLSRGLRPAWSPVGAPAGPPGSSEDGAHEWGDLDSGSSQQQLPGLRWSSQPLQARRRRGPHPGPGWWSSCARQPRASLRAGSVLDTRFAASSWDALQPQAAPPCPPAVRGPRTPCPPGPAVHCRPLCPHPICRFRVPQCKKRTPGSGAPAPSLQLSPLH, encoded by the exons TTCAGCTGCTCAAGTCTGCAGACCTGGGCCGGCACAGCCTCCTGTACCTGGAGGAGATTGGCCACGGCTGGTTCGGGAAG GTGTTCCTGGGGGAGGTGAACTCGGGCATCAGCAGCACGCAGGTGGTAGTGAAGGAGCTGAAGGCCAGCGCCAGCGTGCAGGAGCAGGTGCagttcctggaggaggcacagcCCTACAG agccagcccccctccccgcccgcccgccccctcctgccccgCGTGCGAGTCAGGGGGGCAGCCTGTTGGCTCCCGCAGGGCCCTGCAGCACAGCAACCTGCTCCAATGCCTGGCCCAGTGCGCCGAGGTGACGCCCTACCTGCTGGTGCTGGAGTTCTGCCCCATG GGAGACCTCAAGGGCTACCTGCGGAGCTGCCGGGTGGCAGAGTCCATGGCGCCCGACCCCCTGACCCTGCAGCGCATGGCCTGCGAGGTGGCCTGCGGCGTCCTGCACCTGCATCGCAACAACTACGTGCACAG tgaCCTGGCCCTGAGGAACTGCCTGCTCACGGCCGACCTGACGGTGAAGATCGGCGACTACGGCCTGTCTCACGGCAAATACAGG GAGGACTACTTCGTGACCGCTGACCAGCTGTGGGTGCCGCTGCGCTGGATCGCGCCCGAGCTGGTGGACGAGGTGCACTGCAACCTGCTGGTGGTGGACCAGACCAAGGCCAGCAACGTGTG GTCCCTGGGCGTGACCATCTGGGAGCTCTTTGAGCTGGGGGCACAGCCCTACCCCCACCACTCCGACCGGCAGGTGCTGGCCTACGCCGTCCGGGAGCAGCAGCTCAGGCTGCCCAAGCCCCAGCTGCAGCTGAGCCTCGCCGACCGCTG GTACGAGGTGATGCAGTTCTGCTGGCTGCAGCCGGAGCAGCGGCCCACAGCCGAGGAGGTGCACCTGCTGCTGTCCTACTTGTGCGCCAAGGGCGCCacggaggcagaggaggagttCGAGCGGCGCTGGCGCTCACTACGGCCCGGTGGGGGCGGTGCGGGGCCCGGGGCGGCGGGCCTGACACTGGGGGGCGCCGGCGAGCTGGCCGCCACCTCATCCTTCCCGCTGCTAGAGCAGTTTGCCGGCGACGGCTTCCACGGGGACGGCGACGACGTGCTGACCGTGACAGAGACGAGCCGCGGCCTCAACTTTGAGTACAAGTGGGAGGCAGGCCGCGGCACCGAGGCCTTCCCGCCGCCCGGGGGCGCACTGAGTCCGGGTGGCGCTGCGCGCTTGCAGGAGCTCTGCGCCCCCGACGGCGCACCCCCTGGCGTGGTGCCCGTGCTCAGCGCGCACAGCCCGTCGGTGGGCAGTGAGTACTTCATCCGCCTGGAGGACCCGACGCCTGCCACGGGCCATGACCCTGACTGCGCCGGCTGTGCCCCCAGCACCCACGCTGCGGCCCTGCGCCCCGACGGCAGCGACCACGAAGGTGACTCTGACGGCAGTGCCGCCGCCTCGCTGGCCATGGAGCCGCTGCTGGGCCATGCGCCCCCTGTTGGCGGCCCTTGGGGCCACTGCGACTACTACCCGTGCAGGAGCCATGCCCGTGACCTGCCCTGCGCCTCGCGCTCACCCTCTCCGGGGACCTTGATGCTGGCAGAGCCCCGAGTGGAGGATACCGACTGGGGCGTGGGGGCCTTCTGCCCGCCCTTCTTTGAGGACCCCCTGGGCACATCCCCCTCAGGGAGCTCCGGGGGCCGGCTGTCCCCAGGTGGGGAGCAACCGGGGGAGGCCGAGgcacccagggctgcccagcaCAGACACTGGAGCTCCAACGTGTCGGCCAACAACAACAGCGGCTGCCGAGCGCCAGAGCTCTGGGGCCCGGGCCGTGCAGGCAGCTACCTGGACTGCCGCTCCGGTGTGAGGCAGATACTGTGGGCTGTCCCCGAGCTGGGCCGTCCCATGGCCCCAGACGACCTCAGGGAGCCTCTCCTTGGGCCAAAGGGGGCCTCCTCTGCTCAGGAGCTGGGCCGCTGCCTTGGCCTGCCCCCTCTATATCCTGGTGAGGGCCTGGCACCTGCTCCCTGCCTCAtcacctgcccctggacagaggCAGCCGTAAGTAGGGGTGACAGcccccaggcagagcccaggcttGCAGAGGAGGCTGAAGGCTCTGCTGGACTccagctgccccttccctccatcccGTCCCCATCTCAAGAGGGAGCCCCACTTCCCGCCGAGGAGGCCGGTGCCCcgcccaccctgcctgcctcgcccaccaccaccagcagccagGCGCCTGCCACTGAGCCAGCCCGGACCCTAGACAGTGACAGCAGCTCCCCTGAGCTGGAGGCGCCAGGCAGTGAAGAGGAGGACACGGCTCAGGCCACTTCCGGTGTCTTCACCGACTTGTCCAGCGACGGCCCACGGGCTGGGAAGCCGGACGTGACACCAGCCTTCTGCTCCCTGCAGAAGCAGGTGGGGACCCCCGACTCCCTGGACTCCCCGGACATCCCATCCTCAGCCAGCAATGGTGGCGGTGAGGTCTTCAGCCCATCAGTTGTGGGCACCCCTGGAGGTCAGCCCCGAGCCCCAGACAGCGGCTACGACACGGAGAACTACGAGTCCCCGGAGTTTGTACTCAAGGAGGCGCATGAGCCCTGTGAGCCTGAGGCCTTTGGGGAGCTGGCCTCAGAAGGCGAGAGCCCCGGGCCCGAGACTCAGCTCCCCGCCTCTTTGGGTGGCCTCAGCGAGAAGACTCCCTACCGCGACTCTGCCTACTTCTCAGACCTGGACGCGGAGCCAGAGCCCCCCTTGGGCCCCGCGGAGAAGCGAGGGGgtgtcccagccccagggccagagCCCCGCCTGGAGAGCCCGCAGGGCCCCAGGCCGCAGTCTGCACAGCCCTCCCCTGAGACTGAGGTGTCCGGGGAGGCGCAGGGCGCGGGCCCCGAGGAGGTGCCGCCACTGCCATTGCCCAAGGCCTCTTCTCTGGAGCCAAGCGCCTGCCCTGCAGGCCCCGGGCTAGAGCCTCCCTGGCCCCAAGACCCAGCCCAGGTGCTgcctgtgcccagccctgggcagtcTAAGATTTTCCTGCTGACCCCAGTCCCAGCAAACTCAGAAGGCCACTGCCCTGAGCTCCAGGAAGCCCCGGGACTGCTGTCCGGGTCGGGCCTGCAGGAAAGGACAGGGGGCCCAGGTGTCCCCCGAACCCCACTCTGCTTGGCCCTGCCGGGATTCCCCGCAGCTCCGGGGGgccggcgggaggaggaggaggacagcgAGGACAGCGACGAGTCGGACGAGGAGCTTCGCTGCTACAGCATCCAGGAGCCAAGTGAGGAGAGCGAGGAGGAGGCACCGCCGGTCCCCGTGGTGGTGGCGGAGAGCCAGAGCGCTCGCAACCTGCGCAGCCTGCTCAAGATGCCCAGCCTGCTGTCCGAGGCCTTCTGCGAGGACCTGGAGCGCAAGAAGAAAGCCGTGTCCTTTTTCGACGACGTCACGGTCTACCTCTTCGACCAG GAAAGCCCCACCCGGGAGCTCGGGGACCCCTTCCCCGGGGCCAAGGAGTCGCCCCCCGCGTTCCTGGCTGGCAGCCCGGGATCCCCGAGCGCCCCCGGCCGACCGCGCCTGGTTGACCGCTCCCCAGACGG GCAGAGGGTTCGAGTGGGACTCCGGCCTCCCGCCGTCGCTGGCCATGGAGTCCGCCCCGCCTGCCGCGTCCCCCAAGCCGGCCACGCCGGGCCCTTTCTCACGCTTCGCCGTCTCGCCCGCGCCCGCCTCTCGCTTCTCCATCACGCACGTTTCCGACTCGGATGCCGACTCCTTGGGAG GCCatgcagcaggggctgggggcagctgtcAAGAGGCTTGAGGCCCGCGTGGTCCCCCGTTGGAGCCCCTGCTGGTCCTCCCGGCAGCAGCGAGGATGGTGCCCACGAGTGGGGGGACCTCGATTCTGGCAGCAGTCAGCAGCAGCTTCCAGGGCTTCGCTGGTCCTCGCAGCCCCTGCAGGCGCGGCGCAGGAgaggcccccaccctggccctgggtGGTGGAGCAGCTGTGCCCGCCAGCCCCGCGCTTCTTTGCGGGCAGGATCTGTCCTGGACACTCGGTTTGCTGCTAGTTCCTGGGATGCTCTGCAGCCCCAGGCCGCTCCCCCTTGCCCCCCCGCTGTCAGGGGACCTCGCACGCCCTGCCCACCGGGTCCTGCAGTGCACTGCAGGCCACTGTGTCCTCACCCCATCTGCCGGTTCAGGGTTCCTCAGTGCAAGAAAAGGACCCCAGGCTCTGGTGCCCCGGCTCCTAGcctgcagctctctcctctccactgA